CTTGCCTTGCCCTCTCCACTCGCTCTCTTGTTCAGCACATCCCCTTGTGCTATATTTATAGCCTAAACCTCAACTGGAGGCAACTGATATACGACTTCCACACACATAGCTCTTTGAGCGATGGGGCGCTTTCACCCATCGAGCTCATAAGACGGGCAGCCGAAAAGGGCTATAGTGCCATCGCCTTGACAGACCACGTTGGCTTGGGCTCCCTGGAGAGGGTGATCCGCGAAGTCAGCCAGGATTGCCTATTGGCTAGAGAACACTGGGGTATTATCGCCATCCCCGGTGTTGAACTCACCCACCTCCCGCCCCGGGCGATTGCCGAAGCAGCAAGGCGGGCCAAGGAACTTGGAGCGCAGATCGTCGTGGTCCACGGCCAGACCATCGTTGAACCTGTACAAAAAGGAACGAACCTGGCCGCAGTCCAATCGCCTGATGTTGATATTCTTGCCCATCCCGGATTGCTCAGCCCAGAGGAAGCGCAGTCAGCAGCAAGAAATGGGGTGTTCATCGAGATAAGTGCCCGAAAAGGGCATTGCTTGTCCAACGGACATGTCACTCGCTTGGCAAAGGTTGCCGGTGCCAAGTTATTGCTCAACTCTGATGCCCATGATAGCTTGGACTTGGTTACCCCATCACTGGCGATTGACATATTGAGGGGCTCCGGTTTGGAGGAAAAGGAACTGCAGCAAGTACTCACCGCTCATCCGCTGGAACTGCTGAGCCGACCCGCACTATCCCACCTTGTCTAGCCCCAGTATACATCCTATAGTACTCTACCAATCCTTAGCACCCCCGTATCAGGGCTGTGGCGACACTCTCCATGGCCAGTGCCCTGTCTTCCACTGTGAAACATCTGAACCTTCTGGCCTCTCACCCTGCATATGAGGCGACGTTCTCCGCCCTCGTAACCACCGTCTTCAACCAAGGTGCACTATAGACGCATTCTGCTGAATTGTCAAGCGCTCCCTGTGCGGGGTAACTGTCAACTTTTTGTAGGCGCGATCCCGGATAGCACTCATGCTATCGATTTCGTTACCTGTGACCAGTCACAGGCCGACAGGTTTCCGAACCTGCCCTACTCGAAAATCTTACTCGTGGGAGGGACTCAAAAACAGCACGAGCTCGATCCTTGAATCTCGCAAGGAACGCAATTCCAACACAACTCTGAATAGGGCGCAGGCCATCTCCAAATTTCATAGTTTTGTAACTTTTTGCCACCAAATTTTATGACCCTTTTGTGAATTTATTGGTAACTTGTTGACGGGTTTTGTATAGGAAAGGCATCAGAGCCGTCAAGAGCGAACTGGATATCTTAATTTGCTGGAGCAGAATGCCAAATAGGTGGGCAGGTTCTATGGTGGACGCGCCGCTCAGAAAGTGAGCCATTCGCCGCTCGGAAATTGAGCCACTCCGTGGAGTCCGGTAGTCTACTGGGAAACCAGTGGGTACCGGAGGAAAGGAATGTTGCGAATGGACAAAGTCTGC
The sequence above is drawn from the Chloroflexota bacterium genome and encodes:
- a CDS encoding histidinol phosphate phosphatase domain-containing protein, with the translated sequence MYDFHTHSSLSDGALSPIELIRRAAEKGYSAIALTDHVGLGSLERVIREVSQDCLLAREHWGIIAIPGVELTHLPPRAIAEAARRAKELGAQIVVVHGQTIVEPVQKGTNLAAVQSPDVDILAHPGLLSPEEAQSAARNGVFIEISARKGHCLSNGHVTRLAKVAGAKLLLNSDAHDSLDLVTPSLAIDILRGSGLEEKELQQVLTAHPLELLSRPALSHLV